A single window of Archangium gephyra DNA harbors:
- a CDS encoding M50 family metallopeptidase: protein MSTEPSPPFTWQFNLGRIPVLVEPSFWLMTVMFGMIGSRSWQAVVSWVGVVFVSILMHELGHALMAMGLGCDVAGIRLYMGGGLTYFDRALSRWRDVAVSAAGPLTGFLFGGLMLAINILVPPKSLMGQIILMDLMWVNFGWGIINLLPVPPLDGGHIARGVLGPTRQRIALWLGVITAGCVVALALNFRAFFIGFMFGMFGYQCWQALQVTRDIKPMEPVKVAELEPDALARGWQALRSGHESEAARLGHLALSAAKPGEESNAARDLLAWVALAEGNARAAVSHLEKVQPPEAARPYSLAMAYEAAGLHERALPHALAALEKERTEALTALAVRLLVKAQRLDEAERTAREFTWKATAKRDTLLADVAVARADFGAAAALHASAFEAGGNAEDAYQAARDHARAGQGAQASEWLKRALAAGYDDYEELARDPVLAEARSAPELAERIARRGKGVA, encoded by the coding sequence ATGAGCACGGAACCCTCTCCTCCTTTCACGTGGCAGTTCAACCTCGGCCGGATCCCGGTCCTCGTCGAGCCGAGCTTCTGGCTGATGACGGTCATGTTCGGCATGATCGGAAGCCGGAGCTGGCAGGCCGTGGTGTCCTGGGTCGGCGTGGTCTTCGTCTCCATCCTGATGCACGAGCTGGGGCACGCGCTCATGGCCATGGGCCTGGGCTGTGACGTCGCGGGCATCCGGCTCTACATGGGCGGCGGCCTGACGTACTTCGACCGGGCGCTCAGCCGCTGGCGCGACGTGGCCGTCTCCGCGGCCGGTCCGCTCACCGGCTTCCTCTTCGGTGGGTTGATGCTGGCCATCAACATCCTCGTGCCCCCCAAGAGCCTGATGGGGCAGATCATCCTGATGGACCTGATGTGGGTGAACTTCGGCTGGGGCATCATCAACCTGCTGCCGGTGCCGCCGCTGGATGGAGGCCACATCGCGCGCGGCGTGCTGGGGCCCACCCGGCAGCGCATCGCCCTGTGGCTGGGCGTCATCACCGCGGGCTGCGTGGTGGCCCTGGCGCTGAACTTCCGCGCCTTCTTCATCGGCTTCATGTTCGGCATGTTCGGCTACCAGTGCTGGCAGGCGCTCCAGGTGACGCGCGACATCAAGCCGATGGAGCCGGTGAAGGTGGCGGAGCTCGAGCCGGATGCGCTGGCGCGCGGCTGGCAGGCGCTGCGCTCGGGCCATGAGAGCGAGGCGGCGCGGCTGGGACACCTGGCCCTGTCGGCGGCGAAGCCGGGCGAGGAGAGCAACGCGGCGAGGGATCTGCTCGCCTGGGTGGCACTGGCCGAGGGCAATGCCCGCGCCGCCGTGTCGCACCTGGAGAAGGTGCAGCCGCCCGAGGCCGCGCGGCCCTACAGCCTGGCCATGGCGTACGAGGCGGCGGGGCTGCACGAGCGCGCCCTGCCCCACGCGCTCGCCGCGCTGGAGAAGGAGCGCACGGAGGCGCTGACCGCGCTGGCGGTGCGCCTGCTGGTGAAGGCGCAGCGGCTGGACGAGGCCGAGCGCACCGCGCGGGAGTTCACCTGGAAGGCGACGGCGAAGCGGGACACGCTGCTGGCGGACGTGGCGGTGGCCCGGGCTGACTTCGGCGCGGCGGCGGCGCTCCACGCGAGCGCCTTCGAGGCCGGGGGCAACGCGGAGGACGCGTACCAGGCCGCTCGGGATCATGCGCGCGCCGGCCAGGGGGCCCAGGCCTCCGAGTGGCTCAAGCGCGCCCTGGCGGCGGGCTACGACGACTACGAGGAGCTCGCCCGGGATCCCGTCCTGGCCGAGGCCCGCTCCGCTCCGGAGCTCGCCGAGCGGATCGCCCGGCGCGGCAAGGGCGTGGCCTGA
- a CDS encoding LysR family transcriptional regulator translates to MEKLGNLRGIIEFVAAAEAGSFSAAARQLGVSVAHVSRRVAALERDLGVQLLKRNSRSSVLTEQGRAFHQSCRDILGALEEARDSARSARQLRGRLRVSMGGYYAEMVLAPLLGEFAALHPGISLELEMTLRLVRLVEEDVDLVVRTGPLEPSSLVSRRLVGFPLLTLAAPTLYTPPPSHPRELDPRTCLGLHDRPWVFERADERLTLRPEGRVNSNSGTLLIRAAAAGAGAIQVPSYFGTEEVAAGRLVPLLPDWSAGEMEFFLLYPEQRHLPARLRALIDFLLDRVRRDTPSGD, encoded by the coding sequence ATGGAAAAGCTGGGGAACCTGCGTGGCATCATCGAGTTCGTGGCCGCCGCCGAGGCGGGGAGCTTCTCGGCGGCCGCACGCCAGCTCGGCGTGTCGGTGGCCCATGTGAGCCGGCGGGTCGCCGCGCTGGAGAGGGACCTCGGAGTCCAGCTCCTCAAACGCAACTCGCGCTCGAGCGTGCTGACGGAACAGGGCCGCGCCTTCCACCAGAGCTGCCGCGACATCCTGGGGGCCCTGGAGGAGGCGCGCGACTCGGCCCGGAGCGCCCGGCAGCTTCGGGGGCGCCTGCGGGTGAGCATGGGCGGCTACTACGCCGAAATGGTCCTGGCGCCCCTGCTCGGCGAGTTCGCCGCCCTCCACCCGGGCATCTCGCTGGAGCTGGAGATGACGCTCCGCCTCGTGCGGCTCGTCGAGGAGGACGTGGACCTGGTGGTGCGCACCGGACCGTTGGAGCCCTCGTCGCTGGTGTCGCGGCGTCTGGTCGGCTTCCCGCTCCTGACGCTCGCCGCCCCCACGCTGTACACCCCGCCGCCCTCCCATCCCCGGGAGCTCGACCCGAGGACCTGCCTCGGACTGCACGACCGCCCCTGGGTCTTCGAGCGCGCCGACGAACGGCTGACCCTCCGTCCCGAGGGACGGGTCAACAGCAACAGCGGCACGCTCCTGATCCGGGCCGCCGCCGCCGGGGCGGGAGCCATCCAGGTGCCGTCCTACTTCGGAACGGAAGAGGTCGCCGCCGGGCGCCTCGTCCCGCTCCTTCCAGACTGGTCCGCCGGGGAGATGGAGTTCTTCCTCCTCTACCCCGAGCAACGGCATCTCCCGGCCCGGCTGCGTGCGCTGATCGACTTCCTGCTCGACCGCGTCCGCCGCGACACCCCGTCAGGGGACTAG
- a CDS encoding DMT family transporter produces MSTRRGTDVFSFQIMVLLCALWGLQQVAIKLAAQDMAPILQASLRSGLAALLVGLLMTWRGGWEGLRQGTLRGGLLAGVLFTLEFLLIALSLGYTSAGHVAVFLYTAPVFSALGLHLLLPHERLRPFQWLGIAVCFTGIGVAFIGGTAGAVDRRMLLGDALAVGAGLAWGLTTVAVRASRLSEAPPALTLFYQLAIAFVLLLGVALVTGKTGHVALTPIVVGSVLFQGVVVSFASYLAWFWLLRRYRASNLAVFSFMTPLFGVTLGVLILHEPLTVNFVLGAVLVLAGIGLVSGEAWLRRVLMRGPSTVRQEN; encoded by the coding sequence ATGAGCACCCGCCGTGGGACCGACGTCTTCAGCTTCCAGATCATGGTTCTGCTGTGCGCCCTGTGGGGCCTTCAGCAGGTGGCCATCAAGCTGGCGGCCCAGGACATGGCGCCGATTCTCCAGGCGTCGCTGCGCTCGGGCCTCGCGGCGCTGCTCGTGGGCCTGCTGATGACATGGCGCGGAGGCTGGGAGGGCCTGCGCCAGGGCACCCTCCGGGGAGGGCTGCTCGCGGGCGTCCTCTTCACCCTCGAGTTCCTCCTCATCGCGCTGAGCCTCGGCTACACCAGCGCGGGGCACGTGGCGGTGTTCCTCTACACCGCGCCCGTCTTCTCCGCGCTGGGCCTGCACCTGCTGCTGCCCCATGAGCGGCTGCGGCCCTTTCAGTGGCTGGGCATCGCGGTGTGCTTCACGGGCATCGGGGTGGCGTTCATCGGCGGCACCGCGGGGGCAGTGGATCGGCGCATGTTGCTGGGGGACGCGCTCGCCGTGGGAGCGGGGCTGGCCTGGGGTCTCACCACCGTGGCCGTGCGCGCCTCGCGGCTCTCCGAGGCGCCGCCCGCCCTGACGCTCTTCTACCAGCTGGCCATCGCCTTCGTGCTGCTGCTCGGCGTGGCGCTCGTCACGGGGAAGACGGGCCACGTGGCCCTGACGCCCATCGTGGTGGGCAGCGTGCTGTTCCAGGGCGTCGTGGTGTCCTTCGCGAGCTACCTCGCCTGGTTCTGGCTGCTGCGCCGCTACCGCGCGTCGAACCTGGCGGTGTTCTCCTTCATGACGCCCCTGTTCGGCGTCACGCTGGGGGTGCTCATCCTCCACGAGCCCCTCACGGTGAACTTCGTGCTGGGGGCGGTGCTGGTGCTCGCGGGGATCGGGCTGGTCAGCGGAGAGGCCTGGCTGCGCCGCGTGCTGATGCGGGGCCCGAGCACGGTCCGACAGGAGAACTGA
- a CDS encoding peptidase C39 family protein, which translates to MRNFKTAVLAVLVTLTWVSPALAGQSGFSRWSASQGGFSSWQRSGVALAADGSLQVDPQTAVAGTDPYAAGAYNGGNFYNGGSFRVGEAISPVMNSGFGFREAVPSWEAETPTGTWVETQMRALVGGVWTKWYNLGVWAADYSTVRRHSAGSQSDTNGYVGIDTLVISNKKAAATAFQVKVRLFSADGIAVPRVRASSVALSTSPDKAAVASVGNPAHWNQVLAVPECSQMVYPDGGQVWCSPTSSSMVVRYWAGDTTSACETHVRAAVSGVYDWIFRGHGNWPFNTAYAATKGLQSHVTRFTSLAQLEPWISAGVPAILSVSWGSGQLTGASISSTAGHLLVLVGFDASGNPIINDPAASTDAAVQRTYLRSEFEPLWLQASAGTAYLSYPAGWPVPAL; encoded by the coding sequence ATGCGGAACTTCAAGACGGCCGTGCTCGCGGTGCTCGTCACGCTCACGTGGGTCTCCCCGGCGCTGGCGGGCCAGAGTGGTTTCTCGCGCTGGTCGGCGAGCCAGGGTGGTTTCTCCTCGTGGCAGCGCAGCGGCGTGGCCCTGGCGGCGGATGGCTCGCTCCAGGTGGATCCCCAGACGGCCGTGGCCGGGACGGATCCCTACGCGGCCGGTGCCTACAACGGCGGCAACTTCTACAACGGGGGTAGCTTCCGCGTCGGCGAGGCCATCAGCCCCGTCATGAACTCGGGCTTCGGCTTCCGCGAGGCCGTGCCCTCCTGGGAGGCCGAGACGCCCACCGGCACCTGGGTAGAGACGCAGATGCGCGCCCTGGTCGGTGGCGTGTGGACCAAGTGGTACAACCTGGGCGTGTGGGCCGCGGACTACTCGACGGTGCGCCGGCACTCGGCGGGCTCGCAGTCGGACACCAACGGCTACGTGGGCATCGACACGCTGGTCATCAGCAACAAGAAGGCGGCGGCCACGGCCTTCCAGGTGAAGGTGCGGCTCTTCAGCGCGGATGGCATCGCCGTGCCACGCGTGCGCGCCAGCTCCGTGGCCCTCTCCACCTCGCCGGACAAGGCGGCGGTGGCCTCCGTGGGCAACCCCGCCCACTGGAACCAGGTGCTCGCCGTCCCCGAGTGCTCGCAGATGGTCTACCCGGATGGGGGCCAGGTCTGGTGCAGCCCCACGTCCTCGTCCATGGTGGTGCGCTACTGGGCCGGTGACACCACGAGCGCCTGTGAGACGCACGTGCGCGCGGCCGTCAGCGGCGTCTATGACTGGATCTTCCGTGGCCACGGCAACTGGCCCTTCAACACCGCCTATGCCGCCACCAAGGGGCTCCAGTCCCACGTGACGCGCTTCACCAGCCTGGCCCAGCTCGAGCCGTGGATCTCCGCGGGTGTCCCCGCCATCCTCAGCGTCTCGTGGGGCAGCGGGCAGCTCACCGGCGCGTCCATCAGCTCGACCGCCGGCCACCTGCTGGTGCTGGTCGGCTTCGACGCGTCCGGCAATCCGATCATCAATGATCCCGCGGCCTCCACCGACGCCGCCGTCCAGCGCACCTACCTGCGCTCCGAGTTCGAGCCGCTCTGGCTCCAGGCCTCGGCCGGGACGGCGTACCTCAGCTACCCCGCGGGCTGGCCGGTGCCCGCGCTCTAG